From one Enterococcus sp. DIV2402 genomic stretch:
- the aroF gene encoding 3-deoxy-7-phosphoheptulonate synthase, with protein MIVIMKPGATQEQVDVVIKRIKDSGLDVQINQGSEQVVLGLIGDTRNIQDVAFRSYQGVDKTVRISNTYKLTSREFHPQDTVVDVDGVKIGDGSFVTMAGPCSIEGLDQIRETARMAKAGGAKILRGGAYKPRTSPYAFQGLEEEGLKYIRQAADEYDMKVITEVMDEAHIDVVAKYSDIIQIGARNMQNFKLLAAVGQTGKPIGLKRGISGTIDEWLNAAEYIAISEKSPVIFIERGIRTYETATRNTFDLSAVPIMKKLSHFPVIVDPSHGTGVWDLVPPMARAGVAAGADGMIVEIHPDPANAWSDGPQSLNEKNYLKMMKEVDVIFNAMKQIREM; from the coding sequence ATGATCGTAATTATGAAACCAGGTGCAACACAAGAGCAAGTAGATGTCGTTATTAAGCGTATTAAAGATAGTGGCTTAGATGTCCAAATTAACCAAGGGAGTGAACAAGTTGTATTAGGTTTAATCGGAGATACACGCAACATTCAAGATGTCGCTTTCCGTAGCTACCAAGGTGTCGATAAAACAGTACGTATCAGTAATACGTACAAATTAACTTCTCGTGAATTCCACCCACAAGATACAGTTGTTGATGTGGATGGAGTAAAAATTGGGGATGGTAGCTTTGTAACAATGGCTGGTCCATGTTCCATCGAAGGTTTAGACCAAATCCGTGAAACAGCTCGTATGGCCAAAGCTGGTGGTGCAAAAATTTTACGTGGCGGAGCTTACAAACCACGTACATCTCCATACGCTTTCCAAGGTTTAGAAGAAGAAGGCTTAAAATACATTCGCCAAGCTGCCGATGAATACGATATGAAAGTCATTACTGAAGTGATGGATGAAGCACATATTGATGTTGTTGCAAAATACAGTGACATTATCCAAATTGGTGCGCGTAACATGCAAAACTTCAAATTATTAGCGGCTGTTGGCCAAACAGGAAAACCAATTGGCTTGAAACGTGGAATTTCTGGAACCATTGATGAATGGTTAAATGCAGCAGAATACATTGCTATTTCAGAAAAAAGCCCAGTTATTTTCATTGAACGTGGAATTCGTACGTACGAAACAGCTACCCGCAATACGTTTGACTTAAGTGCTGTTCCAATCATGAAAAAATTAAGCCATTTTCCAGTTATTGTTGACCCAAGCCATGGTACAGGTGTCTGGGATTTAGTTCCACCAATGGCACGTGCCGGCGTTGCTGCAGGAGCAGATGGAATGATTGTTGAAATCCATCCAGATCCAGCGAATGCTTGGTCAGATGGTCCACAATCATTAAACGAGAAAAACTACTTGAAAATGATGAAAGAAGTCGATGTTATTTTCAATGCGATGAAACAAATTCGTGAAATGTAA
- the aroB gene encoding 3-dehydroquinate synthase: MLRVNLTNHQYDIQIERHLLKKCGQWVQTLWKPQRIAVITDSNVAPLYGKMVTESLEACDFQVSLFVVPAGEQSKSLEQAANLYDLLAEDGFTRSDGIIALGGGVIGDLVGFVASTYMRGLHFLQIPTTLVSQVDSSIGGKTAVNTKNAKNLVGTFSQPDGVLIDPEVLNTLDDRRLREGIAEIIKSAAIADENLWDLLASMKDEFELLERAEEVIIPSLKVKRTVVEEDEFDNGSRLTLNFGHTIGHGIENTAGYGVVSHGEGVAVGMVMISKHAEAIGEMLPGTTEQLIQMIEKFHLPTQLEIDSQAVYQAITHDKKARGSQLKIILLEKIGQAKIVSIPIETMKDYLQ, translated from the coding sequence ATGCTAAGGGTAAATTTAACCAATCATCAATATGATATTCAAATTGAACGTCATTTGCTAAAAAAATGTGGACAATGGGTACAAACTTTATGGAAACCACAGCGAATCGCAGTGATTACTGATAGCAATGTTGCCCCACTTTACGGTAAAATGGTAACAGAGTCACTTGAAGCCTGTGATTTTCAAGTAAGCCTCTTTGTTGTACCAGCCGGTGAGCAAAGTAAGTCATTAGAACAAGCAGCAAACTTATATGATTTATTAGCAGAAGATGGGTTCACACGTAGCGATGGTATCATCGCATTAGGTGGCGGCGTTATCGGTGATTTAGTCGGTTTTGTTGCTTCCACATACATGCGTGGCTTACATTTCTTGCAAATTCCAACTACTTTAGTCTCACAGGTCGATTCAAGTATTGGAGGCAAAACAGCCGTCAATACGAAAAATGCAAAAAATTTGGTGGGAACTTTTTCCCAACCCGATGGCGTGTTAATTGATCCAGAAGTATTAAATACCCTAGATGACCGCCGCCTGCGTGAAGGTATTGCTGAAATTATTAAATCTGCTGCAATTGCAGATGAAAATCTTTGGGATTTATTAGCTTCGATGAAAGATGAGTTTGAATTACTTGAACGTGCAGAAGAAGTGATTATTCCTTCATTAAAGGTGAAGCGCACAGTCGTTGAAGAAGACGAATTTGATAATGGTAGCCGTTTGACCTTGAATTTTGGTCATACAATCGGTCATGGAATCGAAAATACTGCAGGTTATGGTGTTGTCAGCCATGGGGAAGGTGTTGCTGTCGGAATGGTAATGATTTCAAAACACGCCGAAGCAATTGGTGAAATGCTTCCAGGTACCACAGAACAATTAATTCAAATGATTGAGAAATTCCATTTGCCAACACAGCTAGAAATCGACTCACAAGCTGTTTATCAAGCGATTACGCATGATAAAAAAGCACGAGGCTCGCAATTAAAGATTATTTTACTTGAAAAAATTGGCCAAGCAAAAATTGTGTCAATTCCAATTGAAACGATGAAAGATTACTTACAATAG
- the aroC gene encoding chorismate synthase: MRYITAGESHGPELTAIIEGLPAGMPLSAEDINHELARRQAGYGRGGRMLIETDQVRITSGVRHGKTLGSPVTMVVENKDWKNWTKVMSIEEVEEKQKKLRRVARPRPGHADLVGGMKYHHDDLRNVLERSSARETTMRVAIGAVAKKILSELGIEVAGHVTMLGGIKATIPEGITVSEVKAISEASDVRVVDPTVESDIRQLIDQTKRNGDTIGGVVEVLVGGVPAGLGSYVQWDKKLDAKIAQAVVSINAFKGAEFGVGFEAGVLPGSKVMDEILWNEEDGYTRRSNNLGGFEGGMTNGEPIVVRGVMKPIPTLYKPLQSVDMDTKQPYKASVERSDSTAVPAASVVAESVVATVVANEILEKFSSDSFEELVQAVKEYREYLKNY; the protein is encoded by the coding sequence ATGCGTTATATTACAGCAGGAGAATCACATGGACCAGAACTAACAGCAATTATTGAAGGACTACCAGCAGGAATGCCTTTGTCCGCAGAAGATATTAATCATGAATTAGCACGTCGTCAAGCCGGTTATGGTCGTGGAGGCCGCATGTTAATCGAAACAGACCAAGTACGTATCACTTCTGGTGTTCGTCACGGCAAAACACTTGGCTCACCAGTGACAATGGTTGTTGAAAACAAAGACTGGAAAAACTGGACCAAAGTCATGAGTATTGAAGAAGTGGAAGAAAAACAAAAAAAATTACGTCGTGTTGCTCGTCCAAGACCAGGACATGCAGATTTAGTAGGTGGTATGAAATATCATCATGATGATTTACGTAATGTTTTGGAGCGCTCTTCTGCTCGTGAAACAACGATGCGTGTTGCTATTGGTGCAGTTGCGAAAAAAATCTTATCTGAACTAGGAATCGAAGTAGCTGGCCATGTTACGATGCTTGGTGGCATTAAAGCAACAATTCCAGAAGGGATTACGGTCAGTGAAGTAAAAGCTATTTCCGAAGCTTCGGATGTTCGTGTTGTGGATCCAACAGTCGAAAGCGACATTCGTCAATTGATTGATCAAACCAAACGTAATGGTGATACTATCGGTGGTGTTGTTGAAGTTTTAGTTGGTGGTGTACCAGCAGGACTTGGAAGTTACGTACAATGGGATAAAAAATTAGATGCCAAAATTGCACAAGCAGTAGTCAGCATTAACGCCTTTAAAGGTGCTGAATTCGGTGTTGGGTTTGAAGCTGGTGTCTTACCTGGTTCAAAAGTGATGGATGAAATTTTATGGAACGAAGAAGATGGCTACACACGTCGCAGTAATAATTTAGGTGGTTTTGAAGGTGGAATGACAAATGGTGAGCCGATTGTTGTCCGTGGGGTAATGAAACCAATCCCGACATTATACAAACCATTACAAAGTGTAGATATGGATACAAAACAACCGTATAAAGCTAGTGTAGAACGCTCGGATAGTACTGCTGTGCCAGCAGCTAGTGTAGTTGCTGAAAGTGTAGTTGCAACAGTTGTGGCAAATGAAATTTTAGAAAAATTTTCTAGCGATTCATTTGAAGAGTTGGTTCAAGCTGTCAAAGAATACCGTGAATACTTGAAAAATTACTAA
- a CDS encoding prephenate dehydrogenase, with amino-acid sequence MKQNVLIIGLGLIGASLAIAIKKEHPDVQLIGWDYFEETRMIAKNQKIVDEIPTTFEEGALKADIILLAVPIKTSLTYLKELAKLPLKSTVLVTDAGSTKQEIMLLAEQLPFDFIGGHPMAGSHKSGVSAADGNLFENAYYIFTVPQDEQVAKRVAELQELFQGARAKYVILTADEHDQITGMLSHLPHIIASGLVNQADVFNQLHPRAKQLAAGGFRDITRIASADPQMWTDILLSNREALLSLMITWQEQMTEISDWLKAGDRTKIFEFFENAKDTRDSLPVHSNGAIPAFYDLMVDVPDRPGVIAEITSILGQAELSVINIKILETREDIIGVLQLTFKNQGDLLAGKQCIEEKTDYPCRLK; translated from the coding sequence ATGAAACAAAATGTATTAATCATTGGTTTAGGTTTAATCGGTGCGTCATTAGCTATTGCTATTAAAAAAGAACATCCCGATGTGCAATTGATTGGTTGGGATTACTTTGAAGAAACACGTATGATTGCCAAAAATCAAAAAATCGTAGACGAAATTCCAACTACGTTTGAAGAAGGAGCACTTAAAGCAGATATTATTTTATTAGCTGTTCCAATTAAAACGTCGTTAACTTATTTAAAAGAATTAGCCAAACTTCCATTAAAATCAACGGTCCTTGTAACCGATGCAGGCAGTACGAAACAGGAAATTATGCTGCTTGCAGAGCAACTGCCCTTTGATTTTATCGGTGGACATCCAATGGCCGGTTCGCATAAATCAGGTGTGTCAGCCGCTGATGGGAATCTTTTTGAAAATGCCTACTATATTTTTACTGTCCCACAAGATGAACAAGTAGCCAAACGGGTAGCTGAATTACAAGAGTTGTTCCAAGGTGCTCGTGCCAAGTATGTCATATTGACTGCTGATGAACACGACCAAATTACAGGTATGTTATCGCATTTACCACATATTATTGCATCTGGATTAGTCAATCAAGCCGATGTTTTTAATCAATTACACCCACGCGCTAAACAATTAGCTGCAGGTGGTTTTCGAGATATTACACGAATCGCTTCTGCTGATCCACAAATGTGGACGGATATTTTGTTAAGCAATCGGGAAGCCTTGCTTTCATTAATGATCACTTGGCAAGAACAAATGACAGAAATTTCTGACTGGTTAAAAGCAGGCGATCGTACGAAAATTTTTGAGTTTTTTGAAAATGCGAAAGATACACGTGATAGCTTACCCGTTCATAGTAATGGGGCGATTCCGGCTTTTTATGATTTAATGGTGGATGTTCCAGACCGTCCAGGGGTAATTGCTGAAATCACGAGTATTTTAGGACAGGCCGAGCTTTCTGTTATTAATATTAAGATTTTAGAGACACGAGAAGACATTATCGGTGTCTTACAGTTAACCTTTAAAAATCAAGGCGATTTACTTGCCGGTAAACAATGTATTGAAGAGAAGACCGACTATCCTTGTCGTCTGAAATAG
- the aroA gene encoding 3-phosphoshikimate 1-carboxyvinyltransferase, giving the protein MKLSQANQLKGTLRVPADKSISHRSIMFGALASGRTTVKNFLRAEDCMSTLHAFQALGVPIADDGETITIDGQGFDGLKPTDSPIDIGNSGTTIRLMMGILAGSGFKTTLFGDDSLNKRPMNRVMLPLCEMNAQMHGDNDSEFPPITIEGVDELQPINYVMPMASAQVKSAIIFAAMQANGTSTILEKEVSRNHTEEMIRQFGGEINVSGKEISITGPQTLTGQAVTVPGDISSAAFFLVAGAITPNSEITLTNVGINPTRTGIVDVLTDMGADLEILNEDTKNQAADMVIRTSHLKATTIEGDLIPRLIDELPVIALLATQAQGTTVIKDAEELKVKETNRIDATADQLRKMGADITATEDGLIINGPTPLHGATVSSLGDHRIGMMLQVAALISEGDVELERPEAVAISYPAFFDDVQSLIQGGAK; this is encoded by the coding sequence ATGAAATTATCACAGGCAAATCAATTAAAAGGGACGTTACGGGTTCCAGCAGATAAATCAATCTCACATCGCAGTATCATGTTTGGGGCGTTAGCAAGTGGAAGAACGACCGTGAAAAATTTTCTACGTGCGGAAGACTGTATGAGTACGCTTCATGCCTTTCAAGCCCTAGGTGTACCAATTGCGGACGACGGCGAAACAATTACGATTGATGGGCAAGGGTTTGACGGTTTAAAACCAACAGATTCGCCAATTGATATTGGAAATTCTGGGACAACGATTCGTTTAATGATGGGTATCTTAGCAGGTTCTGGGTTTAAAACTACGTTATTTGGTGATGACTCTTTAAATAAACGTCCCATGAACCGTGTGATGTTGCCATTGTGTGAAATGAATGCTCAAATGCACGGAGACAATGATTCTGAATTTCCGCCAATTACAATTGAAGGCGTGGATGAGCTACAGCCAATTAATTATGTGATGCCGATGGCGAGTGCGCAAGTTAAATCAGCGATTATTTTTGCTGCTATGCAAGCAAATGGCACTTCAACTATTCTAGAAAAAGAAGTATCACGCAACCACACAGAAGAAATGATTCGTCAATTTGGTGGCGAAATTAATGTTTCTGGCAAAGAAATTTCAATCACAGGTCCACAAACATTAACCGGTCAAGCTGTAACAGTTCCTGGAGATATTTCTTCTGCAGCATTTTTCTTAGTTGCGGGTGCAATCACACCAAATAGCGAAATTACCTTAACAAACGTAGGGATTAATCCCACACGTACAGGAATTGTGGATGTTTTAACGGATATGGGAGCTGATTTAGAAATATTAAATGAAGATACAAAAAATCAAGCAGCAGATATGGTGATTCGTACCTCTCATTTAAAAGCCACAACGATTGAAGGAGATTTAATCCCTCGTTTAATTGATGAACTACCAGTAATTGCGTTATTAGCAACTCAGGCGCAAGGAACAACGGTAATTAAAGACGCTGAAGAGCTAAAAGTTAAAGAAACCAATCGTATCGATGCAACAGCTGACCAATTACGCAAAATGGGCGCTGATATTACAGCAACAGAAGACGGTCTAATCATTAACGGTCCAACACCATTGCATGGTGCAACCGTTTCTAGTCTAGGCGATCACCGTATTGGTATGATGTTGCAGGTTGCTGCATTAATTAGCGAAGGGGATGTTGAATTAGAACGCCCAGAAGCGGTGGCTATCTCTTATCCAGCCTTTTTTGATGATGTTCAATCGTTAATTCAAGGAGGCGCAAAATAA
- a CDS encoding shikimate kinase encodes MNQIVLIGFMGAGKTTVGNLLAEKLNSQQYDFDQLIVEKIGMSIADYFEQYGDVAFREIETTVLAEVDALDGILSTGGGIVLKAENRELLKKMANVVYLKADLTELIQRVTQDEENIRPLADSKTPQEIEAIYRPRVPLYEESAQIIIETTGKTPQEIVTEILKQVGE; translated from the coding sequence ATGAATCAAATTGTTTTGATTGGTTTTATGGGTGCGGGTAAAACAACTGTCGGAAATCTTTTAGCTGAAAAACTGAATAGTCAGCAATATGATTTTGATCAACTTATCGTAGAAAAAATCGGTATGAGTATTGCCGATTATTTTGAACAATATGGCGATGTAGCCTTTCGTGAAATTGAAACAACTGTTTTAGCTGAAGTTGACGCGTTAGACGGTATTCTGTCAACGGGTGGCGGGATTGTTTTAAAAGCAGAAAATCGTGAATTACTCAAAAAAATGGCGAATGTGGTCTATTTAAAAGCTGACTTAACAGAATTAATTCAACGAGTAACGCAAGATGAAGAGAATATCCGTCCGCTAGCAGATTCAAAAACGCCGCAAGAAATTGAAGCTATCTATCGTCCAAGAGTGCCTTTATATGAAGAAAGTGCACAAATTATTATTGAAACTACAGGTAAAACGCCGCAAGAAATCGTCACAGAAATTTTGAAACAAGTAGGTGAGTAA
- the pheA gene encoding prephenate dehydratase, whose protein sequence is MKVGYLGPKNSFTFQAASTIADETELVAYPSIPFCIQALEEHQISFAVVPIENSLEGSVHASVDRIFHQDKLFVAGEIVLPIRQQLLGYSNEQPITKILSHPQALAQSQRFLETNYPLTPLEAVASTTFAAEYVANHPEEQVAAIASEKAASEYGLNILAHGIQDNALNQTRFWILTATKGETLDTLGKPARNTLFITLPDNLPGALHKVLSCFAWRNIDLSKIESRPLKTSLGEYFFIVDLTLEDNQALIKNAIEEIELLNGRTRNIGSYPVKIIQ, encoded by the coding sequence ATGAAAGTTGGTTATTTAGGACCTAAAAATTCCTTTACCTTCCAAGCAGCAAGTACCATCGCAGACGAAACAGAACTTGTCGCATATCCGTCTATTCCTTTTTGTATTCAAGCTTTAGAAGAACATCAAATTAGTTTTGCAGTAGTTCCTATTGAAAATTCATTGGAAGGTTCAGTTCATGCCAGTGTGGATCGCATTTTCCATCAAGATAAGCTGTTTGTTGCCGGAGAAATTGTCTTACCGATTCGACAACAATTATTAGGCTATTCCAATGAACAACCAATTACTAAAATCCTTTCGCACCCGCAAGCTCTTGCGCAGTCGCAACGCTTTTTAGAAACGAACTATCCCTTGACTCCGTTGGAAGCAGTAGCATCGACCACCTTTGCAGCAGAATATGTCGCAAATCATCCAGAAGAACAAGTTGCTGCTATTGCTTCGGAAAAAGCAGCAAGTGAATATGGATTAAACATTTTAGCACATGGTATTCAAGATAATGCTTTAAATCAAACACGTTTTTGGATATTAACTGCTACGAAAGGTGAAACGTTAGATACCTTAGGAAAACCGGCTCGCAACACCTTATTTATTACGTTACCAGATAATTTACCCGGAGCTTTGCATAAGGTCTTGTCTTGTTTTGCGTGGCGAAATATCGATTTGAGTAAAATTGAGTCGCGTCCTTTAAAAACAAGTTTAGGTGAATATTTCTTTATCGTTGATTTAACTTTGGAAGATAATCAAGCTTTAATTAAAAATGCAATTGAAGAAATTGAGCTTTTAAATGGACGTACCAGAAACATCGGGAGTTATCCTGTAAAAATCATTCAGTAA
- a CDS encoding LCP family protein, whose product MSRMDRHKKQKSTEQIFARKTIEKQTDWEEDWEDVESGNKLPPSAPPPKSSFFKKKPKKQKKHRFVRCLITFLIVCIGYSGISFFVGQLVAKSDSASVQPETFNGMTAADGSHNILLIGNDSREGETARADTIMVLQLDGPAKKPKLISFMRDTLVTIPGVGDNKINAAYAYGGAELVRITLSQNFGIETSYYTTVDFQTFEKVIDTLFPSGVKIDAEKDMSKNLEVAIKQGPQKMDGLTLLQYARFRMDEEGDFGRVRRQQQVMNAVFSQLKNPISLLKLPYAAGKVMGYASTDLSMGFLLKNTLSIAKGAAGVDRLSVPVEGSWSYGETYEAGSVLVVDTEMNRQAIQQFLSK is encoded by the coding sequence ATGAGTCGAATGGATCGTCATAAAAAACAAAAATCAACAGAACAAATTTTTGCTCGTAAAACGATTGAAAAACAAACAGACTGGGAAGAAGATTGGGAGGACGTTGAGAGTGGGAATAAGCTACCACCTAGTGCACCTCCACCTAAATCAAGCTTTTTTAAAAAGAAGCCCAAAAAACAAAAAAAACATCGCTTTGTCCGATGTTTGATTACCTTTTTAATTGTATGTATTGGGTATTCGGGTATTTCATTTTTTGTCGGGCAACTAGTCGCTAAAAGTGATAGTGCTTCTGTCCAACCAGAAACCTTTAACGGAATGACCGCAGCAGACGGGAGTCACAATATTCTATTGATAGGAAATGACAGTCGTGAAGGAGAAACAGCACGTGCTGATACGATTATGGTCTTGCAATTAGATGGACCTGCCAAGAAACCTAAACTTATTTCTTTCATGCGCGATACTCTTGTGACTATTCCTGGTGTAGGCGATAATAAAATTAATGCTGCGTATGCCTATGGAGGAGCAGAATTAGTCCGAATAACGTTATCACAAAATTTTGGTATTGAAACTAGCTATTATACAACAGTTGATTTCCAGACATTCGAAAAAGTGATTGATACTCTTTTTCCAAGCGGTGTAAAAATTGATGCCGAAAAAGACATGAGTAAAAATTTAGAAGTAGCCATTAAACAAGGTCCACAAAAAATGGATGGCTTGACCCTTTTACAATATGCTCGGTTTAGAATGGATGAAGAAGGGGACTTTGGTCGCGTTCGTCGTCAGCAACAAGTGATGAACGCCGTATTTAGTCAATTAAAAAATCCTATTTCTTTATTAAAATTGCCTTATGCAGCTGGGAAAGTCATGGGATATGCGTCAACAGATTTATCGATGGGCTTTTTATTGAAAAATACCTTGTCGATTGCTAAAGGAGCGGCTGGTGTCGATCGTTTAAGTGTTCCTGTTGAAGGCTCATGGTCTTATGGTGAAACCTATGAAGCAGGTAGTGTATTAGTCGTTGATACTGAGATGAATCGTCAAGCTATTCAACAGTTTCTGTCAAAATAA
- a CDS encoding DegV family protein: MKLAIVTDSTAFLPERIQKHSDLFVIPIPVILDGKIYNEGIDIEAEEYYGLLKNSKEFPTTSQPALGEALELYESIAAKGYDTIISIHLSSGISGFVHNLHTIEEAIDGVKIVPYDSKITSMPMGHMVEAALDLADQGKSLEAILTHLDVIRDNTYAYLIIDDLNNLVRGGRLTNGAAAIAGLLKIKPILTFENGKIVLFEKIRSSKKAFNRAEEIIGQHKQEINRPLKLYVIHANNPEMALEEQKKLQERYPDVSVEIGYFGPVIGTHLGEKAIGLAISAQ; this comes from the coding sequence ATGAAATTAGCAATTGTTACAGATAGTACGGCATTTTTACCTGAACGCATTCAAAAACATTCTGATTTATTCGTTATCCCAATCCCTGTTATTTTAGATGGGAAAATTTATAACGAAGGAATCGATATTGAAGCAGAGGAATATTATGGATTACTAAAAAACAGCAAGGAATTTCCAACAACTTCACAACCGGCATTAGGCGAAGCTCTTGAACTATATGAAAGTATCGCTGCAAAAGGTTATGATACCATTATTAGTATTCATTTATCTTCGGGTATTTCAGGATTTGTTCATAATTTGCACACAATTGAAGAGGCCATTGATGGTGTGAAAATAGTCCCTTATGATTCGAAAATTACGAGTATGCCCATGGGCCATATGGTGGAAGCAGCTCTTGACTTAGCCGATCAAGGTAAAAGTTTAGAAGCTATTTTAACTCATTTAGATGTCATTCGTGACAATACCTATGCGTATTTAATTATTGATGATTTAAATAATTTAGTGCGTGGTGGACGTCTAACCAATGGGGCAGCAGCTATTGCGGGGCTTCTAAAAATCAAACCAATATTAACTTTTGAAAATGGAAAAATTGTATTATTTGAAAAAATTCGTTCCAGTAAGAAGGCTTTCAATCGTGCTGAAGAAATAATTGGCCAACATAAACAGGAAATCAATCGTCCTTTAAAATTATATGTTATTCATGCGAATAATCCAGAAATGGCTTTAGAAGAACAAAAAAAATTACAAGAACGTTATCCCGATGTATCAGTTGAAATTGGTTATTTCGGACCAGTTATCGGCACTCATTTAGGAGAAAAAGCAATTGGTTTAGCGATTTCTGCGCAATAA
- a CDS encoding HIT family protein: MLCQFCHAISSHNYLKTTAHFYVVYDIDPIQQGHLLIISKEHYTNLRSLPRHSLYELIELEQELTELLETHFDIQGVSILQNNGKVMDEGTHFHVHVVPRYPNDAFWDNQYVPQQPLSLTKLTNLLGGIV, translated from the coding sequence ATGCTTTGTCAATTTTGTCATGCGATTTCCTCGCATAATTACTTAAAAACCACCGCTCACTTTTATGTCGTCTACGATATCGATCCTATCCAACAAGGCCATTTGTTAATCATCTCTAAAGAACATTATACGAATTTACGGAGTCTTCCGAGACATAGCTTATATGAATTAATTGAGTTAGAACAAGAACTAACAGAATTATTAGAAACTCATTTTGATATTCAAGGAGTATCGATTCTGCAAAATAACGGAAAAGTGATGGATGAGGGGACTCATTTTCATGTCCATGTTGTCCCGCGTTACCCAAACGATGCTTTTTGGGATAATCAATACGTACCACAGCAGCCACTTTCACTGACAAAATTAACGAACTTATTAGGAGGAATAGTGTGA
- a CDS encoding histidine phosphatase family protein, with protein MKLILIRHGESTYNKFNRENPQKRVFTGQFDTPLTDMGRQQALQLQQFQELRTIETVYASTLSRAFETAQLATNRKDILLDERLKERSLGELEGQSLADLTDFCATLPQDFTHSFHTKAPGGESYTDVLQRMHAFFSDYWHDEMAVFSHQGCIRTIMMHLMNLTEAETLRLQIPNCYPIVLEGERVGEFIQKTSNS; from the coding sequence GTGAAACTAATTTTAATTCGACATGGCGAATCGACTTATAATAAATTTAATCGTGAGAATCCACAAAAACGCGTCTTTACCGGACAATTCGATACCCCTTTAACAGATATGGGTCGCCAACAAGCATTGCAATTACAACAATTTCAAGAATTGAGAACGATTGAAACGGTCTATGCATCTACGCTATCTCGTGCTTTTGAAACTGCTCAGTTAGCAACAAATAGAAAGGATATCTTGCTTGATGAGCGTTTGAAAGAGCGATCGTTAGGCGAACTAGAAGGACAGTCATTAGCTGACTTAACTGATTTTTGTGCCACATTACCACAAGATTTCACTCATAGTTTTCACACGAAAGCACCAGGAGGCGAAAGTTATACGGATGTTCTGCAACGAATGCATGCTTTTTTTAGTGATTATTGGCATGATGAAATGGCTGTATTCTCACATCAAGGTTGTATCCGTACGATTATGATGCATCTGATGAATTTAACGGAAGCCGAAACATTACGCTTACAGATCCCCAATTGCTATCCAATTGTCTTAGAAGGCGAGCGCGTAGGGGAATTCATTCAAAAAACGAGCAACTCGTAG
- a CDS encoding PaaI family thioesterase, with protein sequence MNLLEHLAIHTEQVTKEKVILSLEVAAIHKQPFGYLHGGVSGVLIETACSLGANQHLTDGFAVGVDLQISHLNTVQSGKIQVIASPEKVGGRLQFWHAEIYLAETLIATGKCTLMVNKKNE encoded by the coding sequence ATGAATTTATTAGAGCATTTAGCAATACACACAGAGCAAGTAACAAAAGAAAAAGTTATTTTATCTTTAGAAGTAGCAGCAATCCATAAACAGCCATTTGGTTATTTGCATGGCGGTGTAAGTGGTGTCTTGATTGAAACTGCTTGTAGTCTGGGTGCTAATCAGCACCTTACAGATGGATTTGCGGTAGGTGTGGATTTACAAATCAGCCATCTTAATACTGTACAGTCAGGCAAGATCCAAGTTATCGCTTCCCCAGAAAAAGTAGGCGGACGTTTACAATTTTGGCACGCAGAGATTTATTTAGCAGAAACATTAATAGCAACCGGTAAATGTACATTAATGGTGAACAAAAAAAACGAGTAA